The Juglans regia cultivar Chandler chromosome 1, Walnut 2.0, whole genome shotgun sequence nucleotide sequence AAATATGATCTGAAGAAGTCACAAAGTTctatttatagagttcagaTACAATTATGATCTCACTGAATATTTGATTGGAGAAATCATATTACTCTTCATTGACTTAGGTATCAGAGGCTTCCCATCGAACCCTCAAGCCctttattttttagttgcaAATGATCGAGTGTGAGAAACTGTGAAACACATCCATAAGATCAACAATACCCTTTATTTCGATGGCATTTGTTAATTTTAGCTCTTCTTTGGTTTCAGCTCATAATTGGAGAGATTATGAGAGCAAAGATCAACGGATTTGAATCGACCATGATAGCTAAGAGTTGACGATTGTTGCAATAATACCAAGATGATCATGATATGCAGCAGTGAGATTGACAACCTGAACCTGACAGTTGGGCGCAAGCCTATCGAAGAACCAAAACCCGCACTAGCAGATGCTTCAAGCTAGAGGTGAACAAAAGCGGTACTGCTGGTGCCGCTGACTTCACACAAGTGAACTGTGAATTGCCGATATTGACTCCgtaacatttaaaataaataataaaaatatatcagttGATCTTATCCTGTATTCGAATTTTGATTGTATACTTTatcttatttaaataaatattttacttatctaACCCACTCTTTGACAAAAAAGCTGTCCACATATGAGGAAGAAGggtattaacaaataaaaaaataccggAATATGGTCGAACAACTCCAATCCGTAGACCTCTGTTTATGTGGCATCCGAGACGCATCCTTTCACCATAAAAAACACGTAAGAACCCAGTGACCGGATTATTGCGCACATCATCCTAACCAGTGTATTAGGCTAAGACGTTTCGTAGATCTTAAGTGTGAACATCTAAAGTGTCTGCTACACCCCAGGGCTcggaaaaatgaaaagaaaaactaaacttGCAGAGAAATaatggatgaaaaatatttgaatgatacTGCACAATCCATTCACAAGAAAAcggaatttataaatattcttgcTTTATATTAATCCATCCACAATACCAatatacagaaaataaatataaaagcaaaacaaaaagaaagaaggaccGCCAATCGAACTCAGAACATAAACGGAGTGGGTGAGATTGCTGGAAAGAAGATCGGCATGGAGTTGATCCTGGAAACAAACATATCAACATATCACCAGATAATTCAGCAAGACCCTAACATAAATACTGATCCCTTTAAAAGCCAAGGGAAAACTAAAAACTGTTCGATCCCTTCGAAAGTCAATTCGTTGGGGAACGAAAAACAAAATCTAACAAACAATTACTACAAAGTACCCTGCTTTTCTTTAAGTTTAGTTCAATGATTTTGTCGTAACATTATATTTACACGCAACCTTAACAACCCAAAACACTGCAAGAATCCTAAACACACGTACGTACCTGAACTCGTCTCTGTGAGTGGGAGAGCGAGAATTGGGCAGCGATCTAGATTTACAAGAAAATTTGTTTCCCGAAACCCGTTCTCTGTTTTCGTCGACTTTGTCCTCGGATATCATCGAAAGCGCTGGCCTCCAATGCTTAGCAGACGCGGACCTGGGACCTGCAGTCCGCCTATTGCGTCTGGAGGAAGGTAAGGTGAGCGACACATAGGCGTTGGTGTTGGCTTCCTCCTGCGGCGGCGCAGGGGTGCCTTTGGGACGGTAACATGCAGACCTGAAGAACTTCATTGTTTTTGCGCCGTGAAGATGGTGGAAACGTTTTGGGACTTCGCAGAGAATGAtgatcatacatacatatatatatatatatatatatatatatatatgtatgtatatatatatatatatatatggtttattaCTTGTGTGCGTGATCTTGTTGTTAGTGTTTCACTTGGAAAGGAATCTTTGACATTTAGGTTTGTGGGGTTTCTTGGAGAGGTTTTGTTGTGTCTATATTGC carries:
- the LOC109010154 gene encoding uncharacterized protein LOC109010154, coding for MIIILCEVPKRFHHLHGAKTMKFFRSACYRPKGTPAPPQEEANTNAYVSLTLPSSRRNRRTAGPRSASAKHWRPALSMISEDKVDENRERVSGNKFSCKSRSLPNSRSPTHRDEFRINSMPIFFPAISPTPFMF